The following proteins are co-located in the Parafannyhessea umbonata genome:
- the trmD gene encoding tRNA (guanosine(37)-N1)-methyltransferase TrmD, with protein MRFETLSVFPQVFAPYLDESIMGRAQRKGILDFEAYDLRHWTHDRHNTVDDAPFGGGQGMLMKPAPIFEAVRDIASRGDAKPHVVFFSPCGKRYDESCAQRLATLDRVLLVCGRYEGMDERAYELADEVFSLGDYVLTGGELAALVVIDSVVRLLPGALGDEKSAEDESFSDGLLEYAQYTRPADFEGRRVPDVLLSGDHGAVDAWRRRSSIERTARWRPDLLDGATLTDEERAFAREATRREEGECDG; from the coding sequence ATGAGGTTCGAGACGCTCTCGGTGTTCCCGCAGGTCTTCGCACCCTACCTGGACGAGTCGATCATGGGTCGCGCGCAGCGCAAGGGGATACTCGACTTCGAGGCGTACGACCTCAGGCACTGGACCCACGACCGTCATAACACCGTGGACGATGCGCCGTTCGGCGGCGGGCAGGGCATGCTCATGAAGCCGGCTCCGATCTTCGAGGCGGTGCGCGACATCGCCTCGAGGGGCGATGCGAAGCCGCACGTCGTGTTCTTCTCGCCCTGCGGGAAGCGCTACGACGAATCGTGCGCCCAACGCCTTGCCACGCTGGACCGCGTGCTTCTGGTGTGCGGCCGATACGAGGGCATGGACGAGCGCGCCTACGAGCTCGCGGACGAGGTGTTCTCGCTCGGCGACTACGTGCTCACCGGCGGCGAGCTCGCGGCGCTCGTGGTGATCGACTCCGTCGTGAGGCTGCTGCCGGGTGCCCTGGGCGACGAGAAGAGCGCCGAGGACGAGTCGTTCAGCGACGGCCTGCTGGAGTACGCGCAGTACACGCGCCCGGCGGACTTCGAGGGAAGGCGCGTTCCGGACGTGCTGCTCTCCGGCGACCATGGCGCCGTGGACGCGTGGCGCAGGCGAAGCTCAATCGAGCGCACGGCCCGCTGGCGCCCGGACCTGCTGGACGGCGCGACCCTGACCGACGAAGAGCGCGCGTTCGCCCGCGAGGCGACGCGGCGCGAGGAGGGTGAGTGCGATGGCTGA
- a CDS encoding ribosome maturation factor RimM — protein sequence MRIEYRAIARVVKTHGRKGEVVTVPVHGLPSLMRKGLEVAVVPPPLKGPRVRSVASADDGDRGQLVRLAGVDGIDAASSLVGKTLLARVGDLPEGFEYHDADWLMGRSVVDEKIGPLGKIEEVMVGPANDVWSIMGPFGEVMLPVVDEFVLGTDEDGAIHVSAPDGLVDAEG from the coding sequence GTGCGTATCGAATACAGAGCCATAGCCCGTGTGGTAAAGACCCACGGGAGGAAAGGGGAGGTCGTGACGGTTCCCGTCCACGGCCTTCCCTCGCTTATGCGCAAGGGCCTTGAGGTCGCGGTCGTACCGCCGCCGCTGAAGGGTCCTCGCGTGCGCAGCGTCGCGTCCGCGGACGACGGGGACAGGGGCCAGCTGGTCCGCCTCGCCGGCGTGGACGGCATCGACGCGGCATCGTCGCTCGTGGGCAAGACGCTGCTGGCCCGCGTGGGCGACCTGCCGGAGGGCTTCGAGTACCATGACGCCGACTGGCTCATGGGAAGGTCCGTCGTGGACGAGAAGATCGGCCCCCTCGGCAAAATCGAGGAGGTCATGGTGGGCCCGGCGAACGACGTCTGGTCGATCATGGGCCCCTTCGGGGAGGTCATGCTCCCCGTGGTGGACGAGTTCGTCCTTGGGACGGACGAGGATGGCGCCATCCACGTGAGCGCGCCGGACGGACTGGTCGATGCGGAGGGATAG